From the genome of Faecalibacterium prausnitzii:
TACGCGAATAATAGTTCCCTGTATCATACGATTGCCTCTTACTTACTGATTGTATAAACCCTCTCAGTCTCGCTTCGCTCGCCAGCTCCCCCAAAGGGGGAGCTTTTTCAAGTGATACGATTCTGCTCAAAACCTCGCCCTTCGGGAGAGGTGGCCGTGCGCCAGCACGGACGGAGAGGGTTCCTGGTTATTCGTTACTTTGCACCGCCGCAGCGCCGCCGATGATCTCGGTAATCTCCTGGGTGATGGAGCCCTGACGGGTGCGGTTGTATTCGAGCTGAAGCTCGTGGATCATATCATTGGCGCTCTTGGTGGCCGAATCCATGGCGGTCATGCGGGCGCTCTGCTCCGCGCAGAAGCTCTCGGTCATGGCGCCAAAGATCATGCCGTGCATGTAGATGGGGGCCGTCTGCTCGAACACCGTTTTGGCGTCCGGGAACATCTCCACCTCGCCGCGGGGGTCACCCAGACCTTTCGGGGCGGGCTTCAGATGCTCGCGGTCCAGCGGAAGCAGACGCTCCATCACCGGCTCACTGGTCAGCGCGTTCTGGATCTTGGTGTAGATGAGGTAGATCTCATCCAGCTTGCCGGACTTGAAATCGTCGATGGCGTCCACCGTGATGTCGCGGGCGCGCTGCAGTGTGGGGGCCGTGGCACCATAGTGGAACTCTTCCACCAGGCGCGGGTCCTTGTGGAGCAGGGCGCGGTAGCCGGTCTGACCAATGACGTAGAAGCGGGCATTGGGGTCGCTGCCGCACTGCTCTTTCAGGAACTTGAGCAGGTTCTGGTTGTAGGCACCCGCCATGCCCTTGTCGGCCGTCAGCACGACATAGGCACGGATGGGGTTTTCCTTTTCCCGCTCATGGAAGAACGGGTGGACCGGCTCGTCCGGCAGATGCGGCACGACGCGGGAGATGGTGTCCCGCATCCGGGTGAAATACGGCAGAACGTTCTGGTAATTCTGCCGCGCCTTGCGGAGCTTGGAGGAGGAGATCAGGTACATGGCATTCGTGATCTTCATGGTATCCTGAATGCTCTCGATCCGCTCCTTGAGCAGCTTACTGGACGGCATGGCTCTCCCCTCCCGCATAGGTCTTCCACGCGGTCAGGATGGCGTCCACCTGCTCCGGCGTGATCTTGCCGGTGGAAGCGATGGCATCCATCGCGCCGGAAACATCGGCGTGGAAGGACCGCACAAAGGCGTTGACC
Proteins encoded in this window:
- the atpG gene encoding ATP synthase F1 subunit gamma, which translates into the protein MPSSKLLKERIESIQDTMKITNAMYLISSSKLRKARQNYQNVLPYFTRMRDTISRVVPHLPDEPVHPFFHEREKENPIRAYVVLTADKGMAGAYNQNLLKFLKEQCGSDPNARFYVIGQTGYRALLHKDPRLVEEFHYGATAPTLQRARDITVDAIDDFKSGKLDEIYLIYTKIQNALTSEPVMERLLPLDREHLKPAPKGLGDPRGEVEMFPDAKTVFEQTAPIYMHGMIFGAMTESFCAEQSARMTAMDSATKSANDMIHELQLEYNRTRQGSITQEITEIIGGAAAVQSNE